The Xiphias gladius isolate SHS-SW01 ecotype Sanya breed wild chromosome 4, ASM1685928v1, whole genome shotgun sequence genome includes a window with the following:
- the mrps18a gene encoding 39S ribosomal protein S18a, mitochondrial, protein MAARSVLGSVWTSFAGLKLGATSTNVTALQRINVPQLSALSIQSRGIRQVVEKQDGKTTTIEGQIVDIPAGPQPPNPTAKCPIYKWNLQHKYNYTDVLLLSQFIRSDGGMLPRRITGLCPEEHRKIAICVQMAHRAGLLPDHTPKLPEGHVPKRPKPQLNRYLTRWSINSVKPIYKKGLKWCKKRMPVGHPALKDNVCYSVKPVYIKH, encoded by the exons ATGGCGGCCCGCAGTGTGTTAGGGTCTGTTTGGACCTCATTTGCAGGCTTAAAATTAGGGGCTACAAGCACCAACGTGACCGCCCTTCAAAGGATTAATGTTCCTCAGCTGTCTGCTTTAAGCATCCAGAGCAGAGGGATCCGCCAAG TGGTGGAGAAACAAGATGGTAAAACAACAACG ATTGAGGGACAAATCGTGGACATTCCTGCAGGACCACAACCTCCAAACCCCACAGCCAAGTGTCCTATCTACAAATGGAACCTGCAGCACAAATACAACTACACG gatgTCTTGTTGCTCAGTCAGTTTATCAGGTCAGATGGAGGGATGTTGCCCAGGAGAATCACTGGTCTCTGTCCAGAGGAACATCGCAAGATTGCCATCTGTGTTCAGATGGCTCACAGAGCAG GTCTACTCCCCGACCACACACCCAAACTTCCAGAGGGCCATGTACCAAAGAGGCCCAAGCCACAACTTAACAG ataccTGACTCGTTGGTCCATTAACTCAGTGAAACCCATTTATAAAAAAGGACTGAAGTGGTGTAAGAAGCGCATGCCTGTTGGCCACCCAGCACTCAAGGACAATGTGTGCTACAGTGTCAAGCCTGTTTACATAAAACACTGA
- the rsph9 gene encoding radial spoke head protein 9 homolog, which yields MDSNSLYYSLELVAGSGHTLSVEQRTALQTSLTILKKNYKFHRVLFWGKILGLKEDYFIAQGRGEDEMKDKKNLYSFNCMDWFLLPDATDSMIDKVSRAAKSRFIGDPSYVYERLEIRRRGEGDEAEEEVVAAKVNEESRLAVTIHQIDEEVSVVPRGAFIKSPNGLVQINRSFGGLSLSEAGKLDNFLHFSKPKILKKKSILEMGELNPAIDFLDVLSEDIPKGSWSHQFECASKVCLLRSLMWLGLTFYHVPMTPQHGYLYIGDGTKNLDLPFML from the exons ATGGACTCAAACTCGTTATACTATTCCTTGGAACTCGTTGCCGGTAGCGGGCATACTCTAAGCGTTGAGCAAAGAACCGCCCTGCAGACCTCCTTGACGATTCTgaagaaaaactacaaattcCATCGAGTCTTGTTTTGGGGCAAAATATTGGGATTAAAGGAGGATTATTTTATTGCtcaggggagaggagaagatgagATGAAGGATAAAAAGAATCTGTATAG CTTCAACTGCATGGACTGGTTCCTGCTGCCCGATGCCACAGACTCTATGATCGATAAAGTGTCCAGGGCTGCCAAGAGTCGCTTCATAGGAGACCCCTCATATGTGTATGAGCGGCTTGAGATCCGCAGGCgaggagaaggagatgaggCTGAAGAGGAGGTGGTAGCG GCCAAAGTCAATGAGGAGAGCAGGCTGGCAGTAACAATCCATCAGATTGATGAGGAAGTGTCTGTAGTACCACGTGGCGCCTTCATCAAGAGTCCAAATGGCCTTGTCCAGATCAACCGCAGCTTTGGGG gtctgtctctctcagagGCAGGGAAGCTTGACAATTTCCTTCACTTCAGCAAACCAAAGATTCTGAAGAAGAAATCCATCCTGGAAATGGGTGAATTGAACCCAGCTATTGACTTCCTGGATGTACTTAGTGAAGACATTCCTAAAG GGTCATGGAGTCACCAGTTTGAATGTGCCAGCAAAGTGTGCTTGCTTCGCAGCCTGATGTGGCTTGGCCTAACCTTCTACCATGTGCCAATGACGCCACAGCACGGATACCTCTACATTGGCGATGGGACCAAGAACTTGGACCTTCCTTTCATGCTATAA
- the tmem63a gene encoding CSC1-like protein 1: MTSLWWLITNGTSPSGFVDNSTCFSSTQKTVLSGVHFGGVPVVLLLDFSVFLVLLILFSIIRRRFWDYGRLALVADNEGFTESTHRRYGYTSSFVSSVDDLEYEWGFCSWLPYILRMDEEKIKARCGMDAVHYLSFQRHLIVLLLVITVASLSVILPVNLSGDLLGNDPTTFGRTTIGNLQKGNNLLWLHTVFAVLYLTLTVVLLRHHTSQMKDIGRETTRNTLFVCSIPKTATEEDINAHFTEAYPCHQVCAVTLGYDVAKLMNLEKERIRAGKNLRYYECVLEKTGKHELINPCLCGNLCCCTNSEKVDAIEYYSTKEKELLAEVRKQVELVPQRPLGIAFVTLQTEAMAKYILKDFNALECGRTCCCCGRQPQPSSKSGTLKVNKWRVSFAPHPKNVYWDNLSVRGFPWFMRYVTLNFLLFFLLTFLTTPAIIINTIDKFNVTKPIYYLNSPIISQFFPTLLLWSFSALLPTIVYYSTLGESHWSRSSEQLSMMRKLYFFLLFMVLILPSLGLTSLAVFFRWVFDKKFLSDGKLRFECVFFPDQAAFFVNYVITAGLVGSGMELLRLPGLLLYTIRMVFARSAAERKYVKQNQAYEFEYGAMYGWTLCVFTVIMAYSIICPMIVPFGLLYMLLKHLVDKHNLYFAYLPARLERQVHLGAVNQALAAPIICLIWLYFFSVLRTGFLTSTSLFTLVVLCITVFICISYTCFGHFKYLSPHNYAVKEEDEDTENGVAENTKVYLPRVLNPKSPASTTQESKSQQSYGSTEDSPAYSANPVEGSMSDS, translated from the exons ATGACTTCCCTGTGGTGGCTGATCACAAATGGTACCTCTCCCTCTGGCTTCGTGGACAACAGTACCTGCTTCAGCTCCACACAGAAAACCGTACTTAGTGGGGTCCATTTTGGAGGAGTGCCAGTTGTGCTACTGCTCgatttctctgtctttctg GTGTTGCTGATCCTCTTCTCTATTATCAGGAGGAGGTTTTGGGACTATGGGCGTCTGGCACTGGTCGCAGACAACGAAGG GTTCACTGAGTCAACACATCGTCGCTATGGATACACGTCATCCTTTGTGTCCAGCGTGGATGACTTAGAGTATGAATGG gGCTTCTGCTCTTGGCTTCCTTATATCCTCAGAATGGA tgaggaaaaaataaaagccagatGTGGCATGGACGCTGTTCACTACCTATCTTTTCAGCGTCATCTGATCGTCCTGCTGTTGGTCATAACTGTCGCCTCCCTGTCAGTCATACTGCCTGTCAACCTGAGTGGAGACCTGCTGG gTAATGATCCCACAACTTTTGGAAGGACAACTATTGGTAATCTTCAAAAAGG AAACAACCTGCTATGGCTGCACACAGTGTTTGCAGTTCTCTACCTGACCCTGACGGTTGTTCTGCTGCGACATCACACATCACAAATGAAAGACATaggcagagagaca ACCAGAAACaccttgtttgtgtgttcaattcctaaaacagcaacagaagaAGATATAAACGCCCATTTCAC AGAGGCGTACCCTTGTCATCAAGTGTGTGCTGTGACCCTGGGTTATGATGTGGCCAAACTCATGAACCTtgaaaaagaaag GATTCGAGCTGGAAAAAACCTTCGATACTACGAGTGTGTCCttgagaaaacaggaaaacatgagTTGATTAACCCATGTTTGTGCGGGAACCTCTGTTGCTGCACCAACTCTGAGAAG gTCGATGCCATAGAGTACTACAGTactaaagaaaaagaactgCTGGCAGAGGTTAGGAAGCAGGTAGAACTGGTGCCACAGCGCCCCCTGGGGATTGCATTTGTGACCCTACAGACTGAGGCTATGGCCAAGTA CATTCTGAAAGACTTCAACGCACTCGAGTGTGGTAgaacatgctgctgctgtgggagGCAGCCCCAACCTTCATCCAAGAGTGGAACTCTGAAAGTGAACAAGTGGAGGGTTAGCTTTGCACCCCATCCCAAAAATGTGTACTG GGACAATCTGTCAGTGCGGGGTTTTCCCTGGTTCATGCGCTATGTGACGCTcaacttcctcctcttcttcctgctcaCCTTCCTCACGACTCCCGCCATCATTATCAACACCATAGACAAGTTCAATGTGACGAAGCCCATCTACTATCTCAAC AGCCCCATTATCAGTCAGTTCTTCCCCACTCTCCTGCTGTGGTCCTTCTCCGCGTTGCTACCTACCATAGTCTACTATTCTACACTAGGAGAATCACACTGGAGCag GTCCAGTGAGCAGCTGAGCATGATGCGTAAGCTCTACTTCTTCCTGCTCTTCATGGTGCTTATCCTCCCCTCACTAGGGCTGACCAG tctcGCTGTGTTTTTCCGCTGGGTGTTTGATAAAAAGTTTCTCTCAGATGGGAAACTGAGGTTTGA gtgtgtgttttttcctgacCAAGCGGCGTTCTTTGTCAACTATGTGATCACGGCGGGCCTGGTGGGCTCTGGGATGGAGTTGCTGCGGTTGCCAGGGTTACTGCTTTACACCATTCGTATGGTATTTGCGCGCTCCGCTGCTGAAAGGAAATATGTCAAACAG AACCAGGCCTATGAATTTGAATATGGAGCCATGTATGGCTGGACCCTCTGTGTGTTCACTGTCATTATGGCTTACAGCATCATTTGTCCTATGATTGTACCTTTTG GTCTCCTTTATATGCTGCTGAAGCACCTGGTGGACAAACACAACCTGTACTTTGCCTACCTGCCTGCCCGCCTAGAACGCCAGGTCCACCTGGGAGCTGTCAATCAAGCTCTGGCCGCACCCATCATCTGCTTAATATGGCTCTACTTCTTTTCTGTCCTCAGAACAG GTTTCCTGACCTCCACATCTCTTTTCACCCTGGTGGTCCTGTGTATCACTGTCTTCATCTGCATCAGCTACACCTGCTTCGGCCATTTCAAATACCTCAGTCCACACAACTATGCG GTgaaagaggaggacgaggatACAGAAAACGGAGTGGCAGAAAACACCAAG GTTTACCTTCCCAGAGTGCTTAATCCAAAATCACCTGCCAGCACCACACAGGAGTCTAAATCTCAGCAGTCTTATGGCTCTACAGAGGACAGCCCGGCCTACAGCGCCAACCCAGTGGAAGGAAGCATGTCAGATAGCTGA